Within Penaeus vannamei isolate JL-2024 unplaced genomic scaffold, ASM4276789v1 unanchor5020, whole genome shotgun sequence, the genomic segment gtgtgtgtgtgtgtgtgtatgtacatatgtatatatgtatatatatgtatgtatatatatgtatatatatgtatatatatgtatatatatatatgtatatatatatttatatatatatatatatatatatatgtatacgaatataatatatatatttatatgtatatatatatatatatatatgtatatatatatatgtatatatatacatatatatatgtatgtgtgtatatatttatatatatatatatatatatatatatatatatacatatatatatgtgtgtatatatatatatatatatatatatatatatatatatatatatatatgtatgtatacatatatatacacacatacatatgaatgtgtatatatatacatatatatatatatatatatatatatatatataaagtatatatatatatatacatatatatatattcatatatctatatgtatttatctatatatatatacatatatatgtccatacacccacacacacacacacacacacacacacacacacacacacacacacacacacacacacacacacacacacacacacacacacacacacacagatatatatatatatatatatatatatatatatatatacatatatatacatatatatatatgtatatatgtatatatatatatatatatatatatatatatatatatatatatatatatatatatatatatatatataaaacgtatgtatgtatatacacatacatatgtatgtgtatatatatatatatatatatatatatatatataatttatttatatatatatatgtgattatatatatgtatgtatatatatacatacaatatatatatatatatatatatatatatatatatatatatatatatatatatatgtatgtatgtatatatatatatgtatatatatatatatatatatatatatatatatatatgtgtgtgtgtgtgtgtgtgtgtgtgtgtgtgtgtgtgtgtgtgtgtgtgtgtgtgtgtgtgtgtgtgtgtgtgtgtatgtatgtatataaatatatatatatatatatatatatatatatatatatatatatatgtgtgtgtgtgtgtgtgtgtgtgtgtgtgtgtgcgtgtgtgtgtgtgtgtgtgtgtgtgtgtgtgtgtgtgtgtgtatgtatgtatgtatatatatatatatatatatatatatatatatatatatatatatatatatatgtatatatatatatatatatgtgtgtgtgtgtgtgtgtgtgtgtgtgtgtgtgtgtgtgtgtgtgtgtgtgtgtgtgtgtgtgtgtgtatgtacatatatatatatatatatatatatatatatatatatatatatatatatatatatatatatatatatatatatatgtatatatatgtatatatatatatatatatatatatatatttacacatctttTTTGTCCATATATCTAATCAATtacctttttatctgtttatatattcatatgactaTCTAAccgtctatctttctgtttatcttcttttctatctctacatatgtatgtatgtaagtacatacatacttgtgtatgaatattcatattcgTAGTTCGTattggtgtgtgtgcgcgtgttttagGGTATAGCTCTGTAAGTGTATTAGATTTTTAGAATGAATAATCATTCATTTTCACAATCTTACTCATGTTTCGTCTTCGCAGAGTTTTTAgctttctttatcttccctttctcttcgtgTCACATGTGCCTTGAATCTTCCCCGGCCAGACTGTCACTCGCTCAGGCccagctatatatttttttcttcttagaaaGAAGGTATTACAGAAATATCTGTCTCTCCGTTTCAACGTTTGCTTCATCGTTTTCTATATCTgtgtttctccgtctttcttgcCTGTGCTTGCTCCTAATGATTTTCTTGCCTGTGCTCTGCTGCGTcgcatctttatccattttcccgaAGACAAACACGAGCCAGGGAGACGTCGAAATATCATCAAAATTTGGGATCGTGGAAGTCCGCCTTTTCCTGAAACGCGACACAATGTTTCGCTCGGAGCGAAGCGCGGAACGCTCCGGTCAGCCACGCGCCTTTAGGCTCGGGCGGTGTGGGATGAACAGTGGCCGCGTCCGATGACAAAGAAAAGGGACAATTTCCTGACTTACGCGATCTGCCGAAAAGTACTTGATCATGAGTTATAATCAACGTGGTCCTCGCTTTGCTAAATCATCGGTAGCATTCGCTCCTACGATTTTCCCGAGTATTTCAAAAATAATCAACCTAGTCATAGCGAGACGGTGCGCTGGGGTTGGTCGTCATGACGACCACGCATGCGCGAGCTGCCTGTGACGTCTTTATGACGTCATAGCAGCCAGGGATGAAAAGACGAGTGTTCGCCGCGTTGATTGCAGAGTCAACTGAACGGTTGAGGCGAGAAGTAGAAAGTTCCTCTCTGTGAGCACAGTGTTCCCTTTGGGGAAAGCACCTTTGTAACCCTGGATTATCATTCTGTCAGGACGGCCTCTCCAACTCCATCATCAGGTGAGTTCTGATGAGCAGATTAACTTAGTCTCCGCGACTGTCAGTCCTCGCGAAACTCGTCAGCGGAGCTCGAGGAGGAGTTCGCGAGGCAGTTGAGAGCTGATGCCGGGTGTCAACGGCGTGCGATTGACAATAGCGGGGCCACTGACTTCAGCTTTCGGCCACCTGTTTTAGCTTGTTCTTTGCGGGCTTGAAGTTTCAGAAATTGCTTGAATTTATTCGCAAAATCATAAGTGCAATTACTGATTAACATTTGATAGTTGAATCGTTAGTGAAATTTCGGTCAGGTCAAGATATTTAGCAAAGTTTACTTGGGCAACCCTCTATGGGAAACACTAGTCGTAACTGTTTGTAGACCTTATTTCTAATTACCTATAAGATTATGTGAATGGTAGCAGCAGTTTCCGAGGCGCTAACTGACCCTGGGTTCCTTCTCCCGCAGAGATGAGTGGGCTGAGCAAGAGCGCCAGTTTCCACCGCGTCAAGACCTTCGAGCTGCCGCGCCTGGAGCTCGACCGCCAGTTCTCCAACGTGAAGCTGCTGGCGGAGGGCTGGTACGCCAAGGTGTACTCGGCGCTGCACCACGACTCCGACAGCAACGTCGTGCTCAAATGCGTCCAGAAGGAGACTACTAAGAAGAAGGACTTCTTCAGGGAGCTCCACTACAATTACTACCTCAGTCCCCATCCCAACATCGTGAACAGCTTCGACGTGGCCTTCGACACGAGCAACTCCTTCGTGTTTGCGCAGGAGCTTGCGCCCTATGGAGACCTGTCGCAGTTCGTGCGGAAGGGCGGCCTCGGGGAGGTCCGAGCCAAGAGGGTGGCGGAGCAGATCGCCTTCGCCCTGGAGTTCGTTCACAGCAAGGACCTCGTGCATCGCGACATCCGCCTCGAAAACATCTTCGTCTTCGACAGTGACCTCACGCGCGTCAAGCTGGGTGACTTCGGCAGCACCCAGCGCGTGGGCGCCCTGGTCAAGAAGGTGAATGTGCGCGTGCCATGGGCTCCCCCCGAGGTGTGTCAGGCCGTATACAATGAGGGGTACCACGCCGAAACGCCCCTCGACGCCTGGCAGATGGGCATCTTAATCTTTGTGTGCCTGACGGGCTCCTACCCCTGGTACTCCGCCGACATCACGGACCGACACTATAATTCGTGGGTGGCGTGGCTCAAGCGCAAGACCACCAAGGTCCCAAGGCGTTTCAAGTGCTTCACGCCACGGCTCCTCCGCCTGCTGCGCCGCCTGCTGGAGCCGAAGCCTGAAAAACGTGCGGGCGTCAGGGAGGTCTACAAATACGTCTCGGACCCTTGGCTGATCAAGGGCATGGACCCCGTCGACATCGCCTTCGACGAGAGCTCCTCCGAGATCTTTGTGACGAGCACAAAACCCATGTACGAGTGCGCCGAGAAGAAGAAGCTGGTGGAGCTCCTGCGCTCGTACGGGATCCAAACGACGGTGGACAAGAGAGAGACCACCAAGAGAATCTGCGAGTGGCTGCTCACCTCGTCCTCGTCCGCGCAAAGAGGCATGTAACCTGAACCGCCAAGTGTCGCTTCTCACGTCTGCTCAACGTTACTCTTAGACCTCAGCCTCCCtcatctatcccctcctcccgtACAACAAGGAGGCGATACGTCCCTCAGTGTCCCCATGcctctccttttatcctcctcctctcctccccttcccccctgcctctgTGCCTGTCGCTGATCGCCGACAGGTGTTCGTCAGGCAGGACGGTTATGTCTGTGATACAGCCTGCCTAAGTGCGCTCCAGGACGTCAACTTGAAATCCTGAATccgaaagaaagcaaagaaatatGCCGTTGCAAAAACACATATCGGGAAACGACCTCAGGTTCGGCAGACAAACGTTGATTTCAGAGGTTACCAGGAcgtcgtcttttctttttcttttttccatcccaTCCAAGAAGAAGTCGATGTCAAACTTCAGACTCTCTTCAGCTCTACGAGTCGGCAGTGACTGAGCTGTGATccggtgaatgaaaaaaaaaaacagaaaatcaacaTTCAAAAAGCAACTGAAGTTACATATCAAAAATTATTTGTCTTAAAATGCCACAAATCAAAACGAGAAGCCGCGGCAGGCGAGCCCCGACGCGAGTATCCTTTGTATCAAAGGCAAAGTGCGTTTAACcgtgataaacaaacaaagtatTTTGCTAGTTGATTGATTTCACGTATTTTGTATACATTATTTTACAAGCTTGTTACGAATGGCTTAGACTAGTCTTCCAGTATAGCTGAGCTTTGTTAGTTAACCCTGTCAAACTTAGGACGGCTACACATTCCTTGATGAGTTGTCCACAAGGGCGAAGGTTGCCTGATATGCCACTAGCATGCAGCAAGTTAAGCCTTTAAGTCGCAGGATTGGTGTATCAGGCAAGGCAAATTAACCCTTAACACTGGAGGCTCAAGTAAACCAGTCCTGAGATTTGTCCTGAAGTCTATAATCACAGGATATATAGCCTTCTTCCTCGcatgcctcgccccccccccctacttgaGAATCAcattttatccttccctttcctgccCTTCCTGCCAGCCTTTCATGTCAATCAAAACAGCCATTTATAAGATAATAGGTTTAAGTATAATCCAAATCATGATTATAGACTTCAGGAACTGGTCAATGTTATTGCAGATGAGATGATTAACTTTTTTTATGGGATTTATATGGGTGAATGTATACACTTATTCACCCCAGGGTGGGAAAGATTTTGTATATTCTTATTTGTTGAAGATtgaatacagaaataaaaaaacatgatgataacaatgtattTGACTCTCCTAATATGTCGACAGCTACGACAGAAAGCATTaactttgattttcattatttctttaatcattaccatcctcattattgtttttggCATAATTATTGTTagatcattatcgccatcatcacatCTTCATCACTAcataatcatcacatcatcatccccaacgttattattatcattatgttttcttcttcttttagttatCGACGTCACCATAATTAGTAATATTAAGATTATCAACTGTATTCCGAAATCAATCCAGCCGCTTGGCTACCTTTCTCACGCCGGAACAGCCGAGCGAAACAGagcaaaagaaatttaaaaattgTAGTTAGAAAACTGTAACGTCTTTAGCAGCGTCAACACAAGATCTTAAAAGAATCTGCTTTAAGAGACATTCAGAagttaaaaatagaaagaaagaacctCTCGGAGCACCAGTGAGCCTTTGAACACTCAACCCCCTCTGGCGAGATTTTGTGCAACCttgaggggattttttttttttttttttttttttttttttttttgtctccatgTCAAGAGTATCTCTGCAGACTAGATGTTTCCTTGGTAACcaatggactctctctctctctctctctctctctctctctctttctctctctcggtctatctatctatttctctctctctctctttctctctctctctctctcatatatatatatatatatatatatatatatatatatatatatatatatatatatatatatatatatatatatgtatatttctctctctctctctctctctatctatctatctatctatctatctatctatctatctctctctctctctctctctctctctctctctctctctctctctatatatatatatatatatatatatatatatatatatatatatatatatcgttttctttccctatttgtctatatctgtctgcttatcgatatatttctctctttctctctctctctctctctctctctctctctctctctctctctctctctctctctctatatatatatatatatatatatatatatatatatatatatatatatatatatatatatatatcgatctacctatctatctatccatctttctatctacctacctatctatctatctatctatctatctatccatctttctatctacctacctatctgtctatctatctatctatctatctgtccatctatcgatctgcctgtctatatcaatctatttatatcgatctttctatccatcttactatctatatctatctatatatctaactttaTAAATTTTGTCCGCGCCTCTGACtccttttctctcggtctctctctctctctctctctctctctctctctctctctctgtttctttctctctctctctctctctctctctctctctctctctctctctatatatatatatatatatatatatatatatatatatatatatatatatatatatatatatacatatatacatatatgagtatgtatatgtgtatatataaatatatatgtacatagatagatagacagatagatggatggagagatagatagatagatacacatatatatatttatatgtttctatatattcatctctcattttctatatatctaacttTATAAATTTTGACtccttttctctcggtctctctctctctctctggctgtttctctctctctctctctctgtctgcttctctctctctctctctctctctctctctctctctctctctatatatatatatatatatatatatatatatatatatatatatatatatatatatatatatatatatatatatgtatgtatacatatatgagtatttatatgtgtatatataaatatgtatgtatatagataaatagacagatagatggatggagagatagatagatagatacacatatgtatatctatatgtttctatatattcatctctcattcactctctctctctctctctcgctctctctctctctctctctctctgtctctggctctc encodes:
- the LOC113816480 gene encoding serine/threonine-protein kinase meng-po: MSGLSKSASFHRVKTFELPRLELDRQFSNVKLLAEGWYAKVYSALHHDSDSNVVLKCVQKETTKKKDFFRELHYNYYLSPHPNIVNSFDVAFDTSNSFVFAQELAPYGDLSQFVRKGGLGEVRAKRVAEQIAFALEFVHSKDLVHRDIRLENIFVFDSDLTRVKLGDFGSTQRVGALVKKVNVRVPWAPPEVCQAVYNEGYHAETPLDAWQMGILIFVCLTGSYPWYSADITDRHYNSWVAWLKRKTTKVPRRFKCFTPRLLRLLRRLLEPKPEKRAGVREVYKYVSDPWLIKGMDPVDIAFDESSSEIFVTSTKPMYECAEKKKLVELLRSYGIQTTVDKRETTKRICEWLLTSSSSAQRGM